One segment of Streptosporangium brasiliense DNA contains the following:
- a CDS encoding MFS transporter, whose protein sequence is MAATRPGRLPGRHRRPAERQATYGEVIAVREFRALWLGQALSLLGDQLSRVALSVLVFERTQSPLATASVYALTYLPPIIGGPLLAGLADRHSRRRVMIVCDLLRAVLVAFMAIPGTPFPVLCGLVFCVVLLSAPFSAARAALLPELLTGDRYVAGSALQNMTNQGAQMLGFALGGALVMGMGPYRALALDASTFLASALILVSGVRRRPAPLDGGTDRPSMWTMTRAGSKLVFGDPRLRTLVLFAWLCGFYVLPEGIATPYAATLTDEPQRISFIAGLLMGAMPTGTVVGAFLFSRYVSPSKRIRAMGWMAMLTCAPLILCAMEPPLAVVLALWFVSGIGGAYQLAANAAFVQCVPPERRGLAFGLVQSGLLASQGVGILVGGAAADGLGPANVVALTGAAGLSVAAALAMLWVGSCQEIIEKVRAEATV, encoded by the coding sequence ATGGCGGCCACCAGGCCCGGCCGGCTACCCGGGCGGCACCGCCGCCCGGCCGAACGCCAGGCGACCTATGGCGAGGTCATCGCCGTCAGGGAGTTTCGCGCGCTCTGGCTCGGCCAGGCGCTCTCCCTCCTCGGCGACCAGCTGTCGCGGGTGGCGCTGTCCGTGCTGGTGTTCGAGCGGACGCAATCGCCACTGGCCACCGCGTCGGTCTACGCACTGACCTATCTGCCGCCGATCATCGGTGGCCCGCTGCTCGCGGGTCTCGCCGACCGCCACTCCCGGCGGCGCGTCATGATCGTCTGCGACCTGCTCCGGGCCGTCCTGGTCGCCTTCATGGCCATCCCCGGGACCCCGTTCCCGGTGCTGTGCGGCCTCGTCTTCTGCGTGGTGCTGCTCAGCGCCCCGTTCTCGGCCGCCAGGGCGGCGCTGCTGCCGGAGCTGCTCACCGGCGACCGCTATGTCGCGGGCTCAGCACTGCAGAACATGACCAACCAGGGTGCGCAGATGCTGGGCTTCGCCCTCGGCGGCGCCTTGGTCATGGGTATGGGACCGTACCGCGCGCTGGCGCTGGACGCGTCCACGTTCCTCGCCTCCGCGCTCATCCTGGTCTCGGGAGTGCGCCGGCGCCCCGCCCCTCTCGACGGCGGCACCGACCGGCCGTCCATGTGGACCATGACCCGCGCCGGGTCCAAGCTCGTCTTCGGCGATCCCCGGCTCCGGACGCTGGTGCTCTTCGCCTGGCTGTGCGGCTTCTACGTGCTCCCCGAGGGGATCGCCACCCCCTACGCCGCCACCCTGACCGACGAGCCGCAGCGGATCTCGTTCATCGCCGGCCTGCTGATGGGCGCGATGCCGACGGGGACCGTCGTCGGCGCCTTCCTCTTCAGCCGCTACGTCAGCCCGTCGAAACGGATCCGCGCCATGGGCTGGATGGCGATGCTGACCTGCGCGCCGTTGATCCTGTGCGCGATGGAGCCGCCGCTCGCCGTGGTGCTGGCCCTGTGGTTCGTCTCGGGCATCGGCGGCGCCTACCAGCTCGCGGCCAATGCCGCGTTCGTTCAGTGTGTTCCCCCGGAACGGCGGGGCCTGGCCTTCGGGCTCGTGCAGTCGGGCCTGCTGGCCTCTCAGGGCGTCGGCATCCTCGTCGGCGGCGCCGCCGCCGACGGGCTCGGCCCCGCGAACGTGGTGGCACTGACCGGCGCGGCCGGGCTGTCCGTCGCGGCCGCGCTGGCCATGCTCTGGGTCGGGTCCTGCCAGGAGATCATCGAGAAGGTCCGCGCCGAGGCGACCGTCTGA
- a CDS encoding acyl-CoA dehydrogenase family protein, with protein sequence MDDLLRIDDGLSEEQRLIRDTVKGFVADRVLPHVGDWFEEAVFPARELGPVLGSLGVLGMHLDGYGCAGLDAVSYGVACRELEAGDSGLRSFVSVQGSLAMFPIWKYGSAEQKEQWLPRMAAGEAIGCFGLTEPDHGSDPANMRTHAKQDASGDWILNGAKMWITNGSIADVAVVWAQTEDGIRGFVVPTDTPGFSAPEIHKKMSLRASVTSSLYFDDVRLPASAVLPGVRGLKGPLSCLSEARFGILWGVVGAARACLESAVDYSKTRVQFGRPIGGFQLTQEKLAWMYVGLGQAQLTALHLGRLKDAGALTPQQVSFGKLANVRAAIDIARRSRSILGGNGITLEYPVIRHMTNLESVLTYEGTEEVHILTLGRALTGLDAFH encoded by the coding sequence ATGGACGACCTTCTGCGCATCGACGACGGGCTCTCCGAGGAGCAGCGGCTCATCCGCGACACAGTGAAGGGGTTCGTGGCCGACAGGGTCCTCCCCCACGTGGGCGACTGGTTCGAGGAGGCCGTCTTCCCCGCCCGCGAGCTCGGCCCGGTGCTCGGCTCGCTCGGCGTGCTCGGCATGCACCTCGACGGGTACGGCTGCGCGGGCCTGGACGCCGTCTCCTACGGCGTCGCCTGCCGGGAGCTGGAGGCCGGGGACTCCGGACTCCGGTCGTTCGTCTCCGTCCAGGGCTCGCTGGCCATGTTCCCGATCTGGAAGTACGGCTCTGCGGAGCAGAAAGAGCAGTGGCTGCCCCGGATGGCCGCGGGCGAGGCGATCGGCTGCTTCGGCCTGACCGAGCCCGACCACGGCTCCGACCCGGCGAACATGCGCACCCACGCCAAGCAGGACGCCTCCGGCGACTGGATCCTCAACGGCGCCAAGATGTGGATCACCAACGGCTCCATCGCCGACGTCGCCGTGGTCTGGGCCCAGACCGAGGACGGCATCCGCGGCTTCGTGGTCCCCACCGACACGCCGGGCTTCTCCGCGCCGGAGATCCACAAGAAGATGTCCCTGCGGGCCTCGGTGACCTCCTCTCTCTACTTCGACGACGTCCGCCTCCCGGCGTCAGCCGTACTCCCCGGGGTCCGCGGCCTGAAGGGGCCGCTGTCGTGCCTGTCGGAGGCCCGTTTCGGCATCCTGTGGGGTGTGGTGGGCGCGGCCCGCGCCTGCCTGGAGTCGGCCGTCGACTACTCGAAGACCCGCGTCCAGTTCGGCAGGCCCATCGGCGGCTTCCAGTTGACCCAGGAGAAGCTCGCCTGGATGTATGTGGGCCTGGGCCAGGCCCAGCTCACCGCCCTCCATCTGGGCCGTCTGAAGGACGCCGGGGCCCTGACCCCCCAGCAGGTCAGCTTCGGCAAGCTCGCCAACGTCCGCGCCGCCATCGACATCGCCCGCCGCTCGCGCTCGATCCTCGGCGGCAACGGCATCACGCTGGAGTATCCGGTGATCCGGCACATGACCAACCTGGAGAGCGTCCTGACCTACGAAGGCACCGAGGAGGTCCACATCCTCACCCTGGGCAGGGCGCTCACAGGGCTGGACGCCTTCCACTGA
- a CDS encoding PspC domain-containing protein gives MNENDFSGVKQLRRTRDGRIVAGVASGLGRYIGIDPNIIRVALAIATFFGGLGVGIYAIGWLLLPDEGKDRSIIQDLVDKNKDNPVWQDVKSKTEQNWAKAEQKWAKATHQDQAPHYPTYQDPAPHYPTHQDPAPAAPHNPVPQHDNESKPQA, from the coding sequence ATGAACGAAAACGACTTCTCGGGCGTCAAGCAGCTCCGCAGGACCAGGGACGGCCGCATCGTCGCGGGGGTGGCCTCCGGTCTCGGTCGGTACATCGGGATCGACCCCAACATCATCCGGGTGGCCCTCGCCATCGCCACCTTCTTCGGCGGCCTCGGCGTGGGGATCTACGCGATCGGCTGGCTGCTCCTGCCCGATGAGGGCAAGGACAGGTCGATCATCCAGGACCTGGTCGACAAGAACAAGGACAACCCGGTCTGGCAGGACGTGAAGTCCAAGACCGAGCAGAACTGGGCCAAGGCCGAGCAGAAGTGGGCCAAGGCGACCCACCAGGACCAGGCCCCGCACTACCCGACCTACCAGGACCCGGCGCCGCACTACCCGACGCATCAGGACCCGGCCCCGGCTGCCCCGCACAATCCGGTGCCTCAGCACGACAACGAGTCCAAGCCCCAGGCGTGA
- a CDS encoding 3'-5' exonuclease produces MTSSKLDPARGPRLSAEQGYVVVDVETTGFSPAKGDRICEIALVSLAPDGATVDEWHSLIDPGRGTGAVHVHGITNAMVDGAPVIEEVLDEVWRRVAGRVLVAHNLSFDLRFLSVLPGSHWMTETMCTQRLAPDFIPAGKWTLGACCERAGITFSNAHAALADAHATAELLRFYLRRGLSWQSELDRAAQAPQWRPSGLPQKRARQR; encoded by the coding sequence ATGACGAGCTCGAAGCTTGATCCCGCCCGCGGTCCGCGCTTGTCGGCAGAGCAAGGTTACGTCGTGGTCGATGTGGAGACCACCGGTTTCTCTCCCGCCAAGGGTGACCGGATCTGCGAGATCGCGCTTGTCTCCCTCGCCCCCGACGGCGCGACGGTCGACGAGTGGCACTCGCTGATCGACCCCGGCCGCGGCACCGGAGCCGTGCACGTCCACGGCATCACCAACGCGATGGTCGACGGCGCGCCGGTGATCGAGGAGGTGCTGGACGAGGTGTGGCGGCGGGTCGCCGGGCGGGTCCTGGTGGCTCACAACCTCTCCTTCGACCTGCGTTTCCTCAGCGTCCTCCCCGGCAGCCACTGGATGACCGAGACCATGTGCACGCAGCGGCTCGCCCCTGACTTCATCCCGGCGGGGAAGTGGACCCTCGGCGCCTGCTGCGAGCGCGCGGGCATCACGTTCTCGAACGCCCACGCCGCGCTGGCCGATGCCCACGCCACCGCCGAGCTGCTCCGCTTCTACCTGCGCCGGGGCCTCTCCTGGCAGAGCGAGCTGGACAGGGCCGCCCAGGCCCCGCAGTGGCGCCCCAGCGGCCTGCCCCAGAAGCGGGCCCGGCAGCGGTAG
- a CDS encoding metallophosphoesterase family protein, with product MNVTDRTQALRRAAAGRIARAIAVVLVALGGAWLGIALGGPVHAAVGPVEIGMSAEPSWAGETVVDAHPLGTLLFDTHNAPVGLRITLENINPARAGALLDDPRISGQFPALLEKELREGVKTLILRAALCGLAGALVAALIVFRRPGPALASLLSATVMIAGTGAAVAVTFRPNSVVEPKYTGLLAGAPSLVGDAESIVTKFESYRVQLAKLVNNVSQLYDAVSTLPVYDSDPESIRVLHVSDIHLNLIAWNLIHSITAQFKIDLIVDTGDLTDHGTGPEDKFVKEVSSFGVPYVFVRGNHDSKATQRAVGKQKGAVVLDDSAETVAGLRIYGLGDPRFTPDKSVVVDSDPESLTALGRAHATRLGQAFEPVDLVAVHDPTIARAFSGAAPMVLAGHSHERSTELLPSGTRLLVQGSTGGAGLRALEHDEPTPVAASVLYFDRKTHRLRAWDDITLGGLGEQSVQIERHVETDPGRTISPGPTGAPSPTGSPSGTTTP from the coding sequence ATGAACGTCACGGACCGGACCCAAGCTCTCCGCCGCGCCGCGGCGGGGCGGATCGCCCGTGCGATCGCGGTCGTGCTCGTCGCCCTGGGCGGCGCGTGGCTGGGCATCGCGCTCGGCGGCCCGGTGCACGCCGCCGTCGGCCCCGTCGAGATCGGGATGTCGGCGGAGCCCTCCTGGGCGGGGGAGACCGTCGTGGACGCCCACCCGCTGGGCACGCTCCTGTTCGACACCCACAACGCCCCGGTCGGCCTGCGCATCACCCTGGAGAACATCAACCCCGCCCGGGCCGGCGCGCTGCTGGACGACCCCCGGATCTCCGGGCAGTTCCCCGCCCTGCTGGAGAAGGAGTTGCGCGAAGGGGTCAAGACGCTGATCCTGCGTGCCGCCCTCTGCGGCCTGGCGGGAGCCCTCGTCGCCGCGCTGATCGTCTTCCGCCGTCCAGGGCCGGCCCTGGCGAGCCTGCTGAGCGCCACCGTCATGATCGCCGGTACGGGCGCGGCCGTCGCCGTGACGTTCCGGCCGAATTCGGTGGTGGAGCCGAAGTACACCGGCCTGCTCGCCGGAGCGCCGTCCCTGGTCGGCGACGCCGAGTCGATCGTGACGAAGTTCGAGTCCTACCGGGTCCAGCTGGCCAAGCTGGTCAACAACGTCTCCCAGCTCTACGACGCGGTCTCCACCCTGCCGGTCTACGACTCCGACCCCGAGTCGATCCGGGTGCTCCACGTCTCCGACATCCATCTCAACCTCATCGCGTGGAATCTCATCCACTCGATCACCGCCCAGTTCAAGATCGATTTGATCGTGGACACCGGCGACCTGACCGACCACGGCACCGGCCCCGAGGACAAGTTCGTCAAGGAGGTCAGCAGCTTCGGCGTGCCGTACGTCTTCGTCAGGGGCAACCACGACTCCAAGGCGACCCAGCGGGCCGTGGGCAAGCAGAAGGGCGCGGTCGTCCTCGACGACTCCGCCGAGACCGTGGCGGGGCTGCGCATCTACGGCCTGGGCGACCCCCGCTTCACCCCCGACAAGTCCGTGGTCGTCGACTCCGACCCCGAGTCCCTGACCGCCCTGGGGCGTGCCCACGCCACCCGGCTCGGCCAGGCGTTCGAACCGGTCGACCTCGTGGCGGTGCACGACCCCACGATCGCCAGGGCGTTCTCCGGCGCGGCCCCGATGGTCCTCGCCGGCCACTCCCACGAGCGGTCCACCGAACTGCTCCCCTCCGGGACCCGTCTCCTCGTCCAGGGTTCCACCGGCGGTGCCGGCCTGCGCGCCCTGGAACACGACGAACCCACCCCTGTCGCGGCCTCGGTTCTCTACTTCGATCGCAAGACGCACAGGCTCAGGGCCTGGGACGACATCACTCTGGGGGGACTCGGCGAGCAGTCGGTTCAGATCGAGCGTCACGTTGAGACCGACCCTGGCCGTACAATTTCCCCTGGGCCTACAGGCGCCCCGTCTCCGACGGGATCGCCCAGCGGCACCACGACGCCTTAA
- a CDS encoding tetratricopeptide repeat protein, translated as MRRLRSVSLERMLPTVPGERYPHGAAQAVLLSLAQLGSGTRVRVERGLLEVLAVLSPAGVPRSWLHRITAHPVLDGEVSGDRAVRVDAAIGVLADASLIVVSVDGSSVSMHRFIQTVVRDAARKKGQLDEALSTVAEWVRACGPSLERVVWDRGDREAFIEQAAALHQHVTAQELGSIVEIAVRALSLQDLAGRYLAAAGDLARAIPLHEQNLIDYIRVLGADHPDTLSSRNNLASAYRSAGDLARAFPLHEQNLIDRIRVLGEEHPLTVTVRNNLTAARDER; from the coding sequence GTGCGGCGGCTGCGTTCGGTCTCACTGGAGCGGATGCTGCCGACCGTCCCGGGTGAGAGGTATCCGCATGGGGCCGCTCAGGCGGTGCTTCTGTCGCTGGCGCAGCTCGGCTCGGGAACGCGGGTGCGGGTGGAGCGGGGGCTGCTGGAGGTATTGGCGGTGCTGTCGCCGGCCGGAGTCCCGCGCTCGTGGCTGCATCGCATCACCGCCCACCCCGTCTTGGATGGGGAGGTGAGTGGGGATAGGGCGGTGAGGGTGGATGCGGCGATCGGGGTGCTGGCGGATGCGTCGCTGATCGTGGTGAGCGTGGACGGCTCCTCGGTGAGCATGCACCGTTTCATTCAGACGGTGGTCCGTGACGCGGCGCGCAAAAAGGGACAGCTGGATGAGGCGCTGAGCACGGTAGCCGAATGGGTGCGAGCGTGTGGTCCATCGTTGGAGCGGGTGGTGTGGGATCGGGGCGACCGTGAGGCGTTCATCGAGCAGGCCGCCGCTTTGCACCAGCACGTCACCGCTCAGGAACTCGGATCCATCGTGGAGATTGCGGTCCGAGCGCTGTCCTTGCAAGACCTGGCGGGACGCTATCTGGCAGCGGCCGGAGACCTGGCCCGCGCCATCCCTCTGCACGAGCAGAACCTCATCGACTACATCCGTGTCCTGGGCGCAGATCACCCTGACACCCTGTCCAGCCGCAACAACCTCGCCAGTGCCTACCGCTCGGCTGGGGACCTGGCCCGCGCTTTCCCTCTGCACGAGCAGAACCTCATCGACCGCATCCGTGTCCTCGGTGAGGAGCACCCGCTCACTGTGACCGTGCGGAACAATCTGACGGCTGCTCGGGATGAACGGTAA
- a CDS encoding metallopeptidase family protein, with protein MAGVIEVSREKFEELVANALDTIPPELTKVMDNVVVVVVDDPPEPDLLGLYTGIPLTERGEWYAGVLPDRIEIYRNPICSICETEDDVVQEVRITVVHEIAHHFGIDDDRLHSLGW; from the coding sequence ATGGCAGGTGTGATCGAGGTCTCGAGAGAGAAGTTCGAAGAGCTCGTGGCCAACGCGCTGGACACGATCCCCCCCGAGCTGACGAAAGTCATGGACAACGTGGTTGTGGTGGTCGTGGACGATCCGCCGGAGCCGGATCTTCTGGGCCTTTACACCGGCATACCACTCACCGAGCGTGGTGAATGGTACGCAGGAGTGTTACCCGACCGGATCGAGATCTACCGCAACCCGATCTGCTCGATCTGCGAGACCGAGGACGACGTGGTGCAAGAGGTACGGATCACCGTGGTCCACGAGATAGCCCACCACTTCGGCATCGACGATGACAGGCTGCACTCCCTCGGCTGGTAG